One window of the Rhinoraja longicauda isolate Sanriku21f chromosome 2, sRhiLon1.1, whole genome shotgun sequence genome contains the following:
- the dnajb6b gene encoding dnaJ homolog subfamily B member 6b isoform X2, with the protein MVDYYQVLGVPKNASPEEIKKSYRKMALKWHPDKNLDHKEEAEAKFKQLSEAYEVLSDSSKRDIYDRYGKEGLSNSGGGGGRYGEGFDFGFTFRNPEDVFREFFGGRDPFADFFMDDPFDNFFGPRRGRRGCERNRGGGGPFFSPFGGFPAFDTGFTSFGSFGNLGTASFSSSSFGGSGMGNFRSVSTSTKFINGRKVTTKRIIENGQERVEEEEDGQLKSVKINGKEQLLRLDNK; encoded by the exons ATATCGCAAAATGGCACTGAAATGGCACCCTGATAAGAATCTTGACCACAAGGAAGAGGCTGAAGCAAAATTTAAACAACTTTCAGAAGCCTATGAAGTTCTTTCTGATT CTTCAAAACGTGATATCTATGATCGATATGGGAAAGAAGGCTTAAGTAATTCCGGTGGTGGAG GTGGTCGCTATGGTGAAGGCTTTGACTTTGGCTTCACATTCCGCAATCCTGAAGATGTTTTCAGGGAATTCTTTGGAGGAAGAGATCCCTTTGCAGATTTCTTCA TGGACGATCCTTTTGACAATTTCTTTGGACCAAGGCGAGGTCGACGGGGATGCGAGCGAAACAGGGGCGGCGGAGGGCCTTTCTTCTCTCCATTTGGTGGATTTCCTGCGTTTGATACTG GTTTTACTTCATTCGGTTCATTTGGAAATCTTGGAACAGCATCATTTTCCTCTTCTTCGTTTGGAGGTAGTGGAATGGGTAATTTCCGATCCGTATCAACATCGACAAAATTTATTAATGGCAGGAAAGTCACCACCAAGAG GATTATAGAAAACGGCCAAGAAAGAGTggaagaagaggaagatggcCAATTAAAATCTGTAAAAATAAATGGTAAGGAGCAGCTACTGCGGTTGGATAACAAGTAA